The following proteins come from a genomic window of Montipora foliosa isolate CH-2021 chromosome 2, ASM3666993v2, whole genome shotgun sequence:
- the LOC137990579 gene encoding paired box protein Pax-6-like isoform X1: MEDSSASSSAAGPGRLNQLGGVYINGKPLPKEVRHEIISLAIQGLRPCDISRRLRITHGCISKLLSKYRKSGSIQPGGEGVGRPRVITARVAQRIRQYTQDQPGLYSWEIRDRLLHDNICSSENIPSPSSINRLLRKKDKGKTLSESRSELDSSSTYTIASILNLSSKTSKGKSLHPASSSAASCLESHVEGTYDQKKQTENVPNFEGSCQESSIEEIQFPLQTQERVRIKYNQQQLKELEAAFAINQYPSAAERDQLAAKIGVMESKIQVWFSNRRVKCKSPRMHTIHEINATTNLEPKQCTCQRRYSDPPIHLSPHIIGTGPSRIFFP, translated from the exons ATGGAGGATTCGTCCGCCTCTTCTTCTGCCGCAG GACCAGGTCGCTTGAATCAACTCGGGGGCGTCTACATCAACGGAAAGCCACTACCAAAAGAAGTCCGGCACGAAATTATTTCATTAGCTATTCAAGGACTTCGCCCTTGCGACATAAGCCGGCGTTTACGAATAACTCATGGCTGTATTAGTAAGCTGTTGTCAAAGTATCGGAAAAGCGGTTCAATTCAACCAGGTGGAGAAGGTGTGGGCAGACCAAGAGTAATTACAGCTCGTGTTGCTCAAAGAATCCGGCAATACACCCAAGATCAACCAGGTCTGTACTCGTGGGAGATACGAGATCGTCTTTTGCACGACAACATTTGCAGTAGTGAAAACATTCCTTCTCCGAGTTCAATTAACCGCTTGTTGAGGAAGAAAGATAAAGGAAAAACATTATCAGAGTCTAGAAGCGAGCTTGATAGCAGCAGTACTTATACTATTGCAAGTATTTTGAATCTCTCATCTAAGACTAGCAAAGGGAAATCATTGCACCCTGCTTCTTCATCAGCAGCAAGTTGTTTAGAAAGCCACGTTGAGGGAACCTATGaccaaaagaaacaaacag AGAATGTCCCAAATTTTGAAGGCTCTTGTCAAGAGTCTTCGATTGAAGAGATTCAGTTCCCGCTACAAACTCAAGAAAGAGTACGCATTAAATATAATCAGCAGCAACTGAAGGAGCTGGAAGCAGCGTTTGCTATCAATCAGTATCCCTCTGCTGCAGAAAGAGATCAGCTGGCAGCAAAGATTGGAGTCATGGAATCAAAAATACAG gTGTGGTTTTCAAACCGAAGAGTCAAATGCAAAAGTCCCCGAATGCATACGATTCATGAAATTAATGCCACTACAAATCTGGAGCCAAAGCAGTGTACATGTCAGCGCCGATATTCAGATCCTCCCATACATTTATCACCACACATTATAGGAACCGGGCCTTCTAGAATATTTTTCCCCTAA
- the LOC137990579 gene encoding paired box protein Pax-3-B-like isoform X2, whose product MEDSSASSSAAGPGRLNQLGGVYINGKPLPKEVRHEIISLAIQGLRPCDISRRLRITHGCISKLLSKYRKSGSIQPGGEGVGRPRVITARVAQRIRQYTQDQPGLYSWEIRDRLLHDNICSSENIPSPSSINRLLRKKDKGKTLSESRSELDSSSTYTIASILNLSSKTSKGKSLHPASSSAASCLESHVEGTYDQKKQTGSCQESSIEEIQFPLQTQERVRIKYNQQQLKELEAAFAINQYPSAAERDQLAAKIGVMESKIQVWFSNRRVKCKSPRMHTIHEINATTNLEPKQCTCQRRYSDPPIHLSPHIIGTGPSRIFFP is encoded by the exons ATGGAGGATTCGTCCGCCTCTTCTTCTGCCGCAG GACCAGGTCGCTTGAATCAACTCGGGGGCGTCTACATCAACGGAAAGCCACTACCAAAAGAAGTCCGGCACGAAATTATTTCATTAGCTATTCAAGGACTTCGCCCTTGCGACATAAGCCGGCGTTTACGAATAACTCATGGCTGTATTAGTAAGCTGTTGTCAAAGTATCGGAAAAGCGGTTCAATTCAACCAGGTGGAGAAGGTGTGGGCAGACCAAGAGTAATTACAGCTCGTGTTGCTCAAAGAATCCGGCAATACACCCAAGATCAACCAGGTCTGTACTCGTGGGAGATACGAGATCGTCTTTTGCACGACAACATTTGCAGTAGTGAAAACATTCCTTCTCCGAGTTCAATTAACCGCTTGTTGAGGAAGAAAGATAAAGGAAAAACATTATCAGAGTCTAGAAGCGAGCTTGATAGCAGCAGTACTTATACTATTGCAAGTATTTTGAATCTCTCATCTAAGACTAGCAAAGGGAAATCATTGCACCCTGCTTCTTCATCAGCAGCAAGTTGTTTAGAAAGCCACGTTGAGGGAACCTATGaccaaaagaaacaaacag GCTCTTGTCAAGAGTCTTCGATTGAAGAGATTCAGTTCCCGCTACAAACTCAAGAAAGAGTACGCATTAAATATAATCAGCAGCAACTGAAGGAGCTGGAAGCAGCGTTTGCTATCAATCAGTATCCCTCTGCTGCAGAAAGAGATCAGCTGGCAGCAAAGATTGGAGTCATGGAATCAAAAATACAG gTGTGGTTTTCAAACCGAAGAGTCAAATGCAAAAGTCCCCGAATGCATACGATTCATGAAATTAATGCCACTACAAATCTGGAGCCAAAGCAGTGTACATGTCAGCGCCGATATTCAGATCCTCCCATACATTTATCACCACACATTATAGGAACCGGGCCTTCTAGAATATTTTTCCCCTAA
- the LOC137992702 gene encoding alpha-endosulfine-like, whose translation MSDETTVEEKPAELTEDQKFALKYPGRKPVATDILKKRMQRGVKYFDSGDYAMAKSEKKGGPAAAINRGKPMPCMPLGVGKAIPTPENIPHRKSSVPTQHHSLTRSGECNVVMDQ comes from the exons ATGAGCGACGAAACAACCGTGGAGGAAAAGCCTGCCGAG CTTACCGAAGACCAAAAGTTCGCACTCAAATATCCTGGAAGGAAACCAGTGGCAACTGATATTCTGAAAAAGAGGATGCAAAGAGGG GTGAAATACTTTGATTCTGGTGATTATGCAATGgcaaaaagcgagaaaaaaggAGGGCCCGCGGCCGCAATTAATAGAGGAAAGCCAATGCCTTGTATGCCTCTTGGAGTTGGAAAAGCTATCCCTACACCTGAGAACATTCCACATAGGAAATCGTCTGTGCCGA CTCAACATCACAGTCTTACAAGAAGTGGCGAGTGTAACGTCGTTATGGATCAATAA